A window of the Scophthalmus maximus strain ysfricsl-2021 chromosome 8, ASM2237912v1, whole genome shotgun sequence genome harbors these coding sequences:
- the LOC118313008 gene encoding CREB3 regulatory factor-like codes for MPQPGMNGMEPAFGEAYGGHRGLLSPYPLAMSPQGGRAEYDQSVLLMLGSPASPRKRPFELLSDLVDDGGLAEDLHPERWDVSALDEMARYTKLGLGVGGELLACSEEAVLMGRWGRSREEEEEEEEEERRSRHVAQGVQATAAGREEGRTSAATTATGTGELCVAGRAAGGGGVQDGGVSRERTVEVYQVAQEEEEAAAAAAAGLTLEHCSSEEHNYSLSQGGELGAAPGHNPRPEEVRAGETQQEARGREESKAKAELDLEDEAQEEEDDDDEEEEEGGEEDEDDDEEEEEEEEEEEEETAVEAELSSSSETECEVEAEPARQPGERPAKRRCFWEYRRARESATKKKLGGDVHWSLSWSSSTLPSTLYRREGKKGRRKARKTDASDLTPNPQKLHNIGEQLQKLNAAIDGMGPVNDLPAVARARSRKEKNKLASRACRLKKKAQHEANKIKLWGLNQEYENLLGALLRIKEVIRRRVESSEDEDADERGMTQRLEDILRESSGPLVAGRTKDFVQRILAASAGGQNQRKEPPQQGDETAG; via the exons ATGCCGCAG ccGGGTATGAATGGGATGGAGCCTGCGTTTGGCGAGGCCTACGGGGGGCACAGGGGCCTGCTGAGCCCCTACCCCCTGGCCATGTCGCCACAAGGGGGCAGGGCCGAGTACGACCAG AGCGTCCTCCTCATGTTGGGCTCCCCGGCATCGCCAAGGAAACGGCCCTTTGAGTTGCTAAGCGACCTGGTGGACGACGGCGGCCTCGCGGAGGACCTGCACCCGGAGCGCTGGGACGTGTCGGCACTGGACGAAATGGCTCGCTACACCAAGCTGGGCCTCGGCGTGGGAGGGGAGCTGCTGGCCTGCTCCGAGGAGGCCGTCCTGATGGGCCGCTGGGGGCGGAgccgggaggaagaggaggaggaggaggaggaggagaggaggagccgACACGTCGCCCAGGGAGTCCAGGCCACCGCtgcggggagggaggaggggcgcACGTCTGCCGCCACCACGGCAACGGGGACGGGGGAGTTGTGCGTCGCCGGAAGAGccgcgggaggaggaggagttcaggaTGGGGGGGTGTCGCGGGAGCGGACAGTGGAGGTGTATCAGGTGgcgcaggaggaagaggaagcggcggcggcggcggcggcaggttTGACTCTGGAGCACTGCAGCAGCGAGGAGCACAACTACTCCCTGAGCCAGGGCGGCGAGCTGGGAGCGGCGCCCGGACACAACCCTCGACCCGAGGAGGTGCGAGCTGGGGAGACGCAGCAGGAGGCGCGGGGCAGGGAGGAGAGCAAGGCCAAGGCCGAGCTAGATCTGGAGGACGAGgcgcaggaggaagaggacgacgacgacgaggaggaggaggaggggggggaagaggacgaagacgacgacgaggaggaggaagaagaggaggaggaggaggaggaggagacggcagTGGAAGCCGAACTCTCCAGCTCCTCAGAAACGGAATGCG AGGTGGAGGCGGAGCCAGCCAGGCAGCCGGGCGAGCGGCCGGCGAAGCGCCGCTGTTTCTGGGAGTACAGGCGCGCTCGCGAGTCGGCCACGAAGAAGAAGCTGGGCGGAGACGTCCACTGGTCCCTGTCCTGGAGCTCCAGCACTCTGCCCAGCACACTGTACCGCAGAGagg GTAAAAAAGGGCGGCGCAAAGCTCGCAAGACGGACGCCAGCGACCTGACGCCAAACCCCCAGAAGCTCCACAACATCGGCGAGCAGCTGCAGAAGCTGAACGCTGCCATCGACGGCATGGGTCCGGTCAACGACCTCCCTGCCGTGGCCCGGGCGCGGTCGCGTAAGGAGAAGAACAAGCTGGCCTCCAG ggcCTGCCGGCTGAAGAAGAAGGCCCAGCACGAAGCCAACAAGATCAAGCTGTGGGGGCTCAACCAGGAGTACG AGAACCTGCTCGGAGCTCTGCTGCGGATCAAGGAGGTGATCAGGCGACGGGTGGAGAgcagcgaggacgaggacgcGGACGAACGAGGGATGACGCAGCGCCTGGAAGACATCCTCCGAGAGTCCAGCg GGCCTTTGGTCGCCGGGCGGACCAAAGACTTTGTGCAGAGGATTTTGGCGGCCAGTGCCGGCGGCCAGAACCAGCGCAAAGAGCCTCCGCAGCAAGGAGACGAGACGGCGGGGTAA